The Streptomyces sp. NBC_01689 genome includes a window with the following:
- a CDS encoding universal stress protein, whose protein sequence is MKNGVVGNEVMVGIDPRQQSLPALAWAVEEAAYRGACLRLVVAVPPLPGGQHVDAPWRRTMLRVEGETALAEAAATARSLHSEVPVMTELVDGMPPVVLCQRARQARMVVVGSRRLSRPEELVRWDSVAVPVSARTDCPAVVVREAEHAWERDPHLVVGVDGSESSRIAVGFAADEAALHGVALRALWVWRRPVVSLGDEAVGLEERRGILSETVSGWANKYPDVEISCEVIRGNPVEQLALASLGAFAVVVGRHGSGGYSGMRIGSVVHGLLHRAECPVITVPGSLRG, encoded by the coding sequence ATGAAGAACGGCGTAGTAGGCAATGAGGTGATGGTCGGGATCGATCCGCGCCAGCAATCTCTTCCTGCACTCGCATGGGCCGTCGAGGAGGCGGCCTATAGGGGGGCGTGCTTGCGTCTGGTCGTGGCCGTACCGCCTCTACCAGGCGGCCAGCACGTAGACGCACCCTGGCGTCGCACGATGCTGAGGGTCGAGGGCGAGACGGCGCTCGCCGAGGCGGCTGCCACAGCCCGAAGCTTGCACTCTGAAGTACCTGTAATGACTGAGCTGGTAGACGGCATGCCACCAGTGGTGCTATGCCAGCGGGCGCGGCAGGCCAGGATGGTCGTTGTCGGTTCTCGTCGTCTCAGTCGGCCGGAGGAGCTCGTGCGCTGGGATTCAGTGGCTGTTCCAGTCAGCGCCCGGACGGACTGCCCGGCCGTTGTGGTCAGGGAGGCGGAGCATGCGTGGGAGCGGGATCCACATCTCGTCGTTGGCGTTGATGGCAGCGAGTCATCCAGGATCGCCGTGGGGTTCGCTGCAGACGAGGCAGCACTGCATGGTGTCGCCTTGCGCGCCCTATGGGTGTGGCGGCGGCCGGTGGTGTCCCTCGGTGACGAAGCGGTGGGGCTTGAGGAACGGCGCGGGATCTTGTCTGAGACTGTGTCAGGGTGGGCGAATAAATACCCGGATGTGGAGATCTCTTGCGAGGTAATCCGGGGCAACCCGGTGGAACAACTCGCTCTCGCTTCGCTCGGGGCTTTTGCGGTAGTCGTAGGCAGACACGGGAGCGGAGGATACTCGGGAATGAGAATTGGATCGGTGGTGCATGGCCTCCTGCACCGAGCGGAATGCCCAGTGATAACCGTGCCCGGATCTCTGCGCGGTTGA
- a CDS encoding transposase family protein gives MRGLKVEPLWVETFTGLRMKQFEGLLKAVRERGGDGPRIGRPWWLPLADRVLMVAVYYRTNLTMRQLAPLFGVSPATVCRVIQRLRPLLALGPVARPVDAADRLWIVDGRLVPVRDRKVGASSRNCRFSANVQVIIDADTRLVVATARRAPGNKADAHVWRGSGLPEQCQGVTMLGDGAYLNTGLVVPHRKRPGRPLLPGEEADNKEHRRARARVEHAIGRLKNYKILRDCRQHGDGLHHAVQAVAHMHNLAMTA, from the coding sequence ATGCGTGGGTTGAAGGTTGAGCCGTTGTGGGTGGAGACGTTCACGGGGCTGCGGATGAAGCAGTTCGAGGGACTGTTGAAGGCGGTGCGGGAGCGGGGTGGCGATGGCCCGCGCATCGGGCGGCCATGGTGGCTGCCGCTCGCCGATCGGGTGCTGATGGTGGCGGTCTACTACCGGACCAACCTGACCATGCGGCAGCTTGCGCCGCTGTTCGGTGTCTCGCCGGCCACGGTGTGCCGGGTCATCCAGCGGCTGCGGCCGCTCCTCGCGCTCGGGCCGGTCGCCCGCCCCGTCGATGCTGCGGACCGGCTGTGGATCGTGGACGGCAGACTGGTCCCGGTCCGGGACCGCAAGGTCGGCGCATCGAGCCGCAACTGCCGGTTCTCGGCGAACGTGCAGGTCATCATCGACGCCGACACCCGTCTGGTCGTGGCCACCGCCCGCCGGGCCCCGGGCAACAAAGCCGATGCCCATGTCTGGCGCGGTTCCGGCCTGCCGGAGCAGTGTCAGGGCGTCACCATGCTCGGCGACGGCGCCTACCTCAACACCGGCCTGGTCGTCCCGCACCGCAAACGACCAGGCCGGCCTCTGCTGCCCGGCGAAGAAGCCGACAACAAGGAGCATCGCCGTGCCCGTGCGCGGGTCGAACACGCGATCGGCCGATTGAAGAACTACAAGATCCTCCGTGACTGCCGGCAGCACGGAGACGGCCTCCACCACGCGGTCCAGGCCGTCGCCCACATGCACAACCTCGCCATGACCGCATGA
- a CDS encoding alcohol dehydrogenase catalytic domain-containing protein, translating into MKGHVVHDLRQTAWEEVPDLAVGKPSEAAVRVDLVTIYGTVLHTLEDDVPGVQLGTVGGHEAVGEIVGVGSDVQALRPRDRVLVSRIGACGRCRYCREGACRRCMDGGGWNLGLLVDGTQVGYLPVFFADQSVYALPCVVESKDVIPLADIFPSSYGVGVPNGCARPGDTAAVVGSGLIGLVAIASARLFASERMVAVDLFEARLGAARRVGTDAGRNPEQQIADPAAGLGADVVVEAVGVPDSSELGRCVVRLGGHVADIGVQAKPVTLRLKDLWIKNVTITAGLEETHSTLLLLSPASNWPAAHTQLMIPTFQRDQAGGGVRRLRPGRRPGVFEVVLSEKLHVVVAARAA; encoded by the coding sequence ATGAAGGGCCACGTCGTCCACGACCTCAGGCAGACGGCCTGGGAGGAGGTCCCGGACCTCGCCGTCGGGAAGCCCTCCGAAGCCGCCGTACGCGTGGACCTTGTCACGATCTACGGAACGGTCCTGCATACCCTTGAGGACGATGTGCCCGGGGTGCAGCTGGGCACCGTCGGGGGCCACGAGGCCGTCGGTGAGATCGTCGGGGTCGGCAGTGACGTGCAGGCGCTACGACCGCGCGACCGAGTGCTGGTCTCCCGCATTGGCGCTTGCGGCCGCTGCCGCTACTGCCGCGAGGGCGCATGCCGCCGGTGCATGGACGGTGGCGGCTGGAACCTGGGCCTTCTGGTCGACGGTACCCAGGTCGGGTATCTCCCCGTCTTCTTCGCTGACCAGTCCGTGTACGCGCTGCCATGCGTGGTGGAGAGCAAGGACGTCATCCCGCTAGCGGACATATTCCCGTCCTCGTATGGGGTGGGCGTGCCCAATGGGTGCGCTCGCCCGGGCGACACCGCGGCAGTCGTCGGATCGGGGCTCATCGGTCTCGTGGCGATCGCCTCAGCGCGACTGTTCGCGTCCGAGCGGATGGTCGCCGTAGATCTGTTCGAGGCCCGGTTGGGGGCGGCGCGGCGGGTGGGTACCGACGCGGGCAGGAATCCCGAACAGCAGATCGCTGATCCCGCAGCCGGGCTCGGCGCGGACGTGGTCGTCGAAGCAGTCGGCGTGCCGGATAGCTCCGAGCTGGGCAGGTGCGTGGTGCGACTCGGTGGCCATGTAGCCGACATCGGCGTCCAGGCCAAGCCCGTCACGCTCCGCCTGAAAGATTTGTGGATCAAGAACGTGACCATCACCGCCGGTCTCGAGGAGACCCACTCCACCCTCTTGCTGCTGTCGCCTGCCAGCAACTGGCCGGCTGCCCACACACAGTTGATGATCCCCACCTTCCAGCGGGACCAAGCTGGCGGGGGCGTACGACGCCTTCGGCCGGGACGCCGGCCTGGCGTGTTCGAGGTGGTGCTCAGCGAGAAGCTGCACGTCGTTGTCGCCGCTCGCGCGGCCTGA
- a CDS encoding pyridoxamine 5'-phosphate oxidase family protein, with amino-acid sequence MTKQAQTKEIDAPPAGDLGRRIAARRVELGLSRGETAARAHMATGYLRYLEQHPGAAPSRGALLKLAAALKTTASALAGGDVDLPPGFGQAGYAPKFTELSRTECGDLLSTHGVGRLALPTATGPVIVPVNYSVVDGTIVFRTARGATPSLASGCLVAFEVDRIDDAFSQGWSVLVRGHAHRVTDLGERLRVADQAHSAPWAGGRRDLWVRIDPFAVTGRRIAV; translated from the coding sequence ATGACCAAACAGGCACAGACGAAGGAGATAGACGCCCCGCCAGCGGGCGACCTGGGCCGCCGAATTGCCGCGCGCCGTGTCGAACTCGGGCTGTCTCGGGGGGAGACCGCCGCCCGGGCCCACATGGCCACTGGCTATCTTCGCTACCTTGAACAGCATCCCGGTGCCGCGCCGAGCCGTGGTGCGCTACTCAAACTGGCGGCTGCGCTGAAGACCACTGCCTCGGCGCTCGCCGGAGGCGACGTCGATTTGCCACCCGGTTTCGGGCAGGCTGGGTACGCTCCCAAGTTCACCGAACTCAGCAGGACCGAGTGCGGCGACCTGCTCTCGACACATGGGGTGGGAAGGCTCGCGCTGCCCACGGCCACGGGGCCGGTTATCGTGCCGGTCAACTACAGCGTTGTAGACGGCACGATAGTCTTCCGGACCGCCCGCGGAGCGACACCCTCGTTGGCCTCCGGCTGCCTAGTAGCCTTCGAGGTCGACCGAATCGACGACGCGTTCAGTCAGGGGTGGAGCGTTCTGGTACGCGGACACGCACATCGGGTGACGGATCTCGGTGAGCGGCTCCGGGTCGCTGACCAGGCCCACAGCGCGCCATGGGCGGGCGGCCGACGCGATCTGTGGGTACGCATCGATCCGTTCGCCGTCACGGGACGCCGGATCGCGGTCTGA
- a CDS encoding universal stress protein produces the protein MDLPLVVGVDGSDSSLTAVDWAVDEAVRHGLPLHLVHASLWEMYEGAQPSFTTDRPAEEVMAEHIVASCVERARRRHPELKVSGEALAQDAVSVLLRAGPEAFALVTGSRGRGGIAGMLLGSVSLAVAARAVCPVVVVRGAEPNRRGAFGRVVVGVGDATGSAAAVRFAVREAEVRGCDLTAVRAWRNPSQEPVDHMLIADDAARLREERAANVLDDALREAVREHPRVDVRRQPLEGPAHRILLKASAEADMIVVGAQRRHGHFGLQLGRVAHTLLHHSDCPVAVVPQPV, from the coding sequence ATGGACCTCCCACTGGTCGTGGGTGTCGACGGATCGGACTCCAGTCTGACGGCTGTCGACTGGGCCGTGGACGAGGCGGTACGGCACGGGCTGCCCCTTCACCTCGTCCATGCCTCCCTCTGGGAGATGTACGAGGGAGCCCAGCCGTCCTTCACTACGGACCGCCCGGCCGAGGAGGTCATGGCCGAGCACATCGTCGCCTCCTGCGTGGAACGGGCCCGCCGCCGCCACCCCGAGCTGAAGGTCTCGGGTGAGGCACTGGCCCAGGACGCCGTGTCCGTGCTGCTGCGGGCGGGCCCTGAGGCGTTCGCTCTGGTCACGGGCTCACGCGGGCGAGGCGGGATCGCCGGGATGCTCCTGGGGTCCGTAAGCCTTGCGGTTGCGGCACGCGCCGTCTGCCCGGTCGTCGTGGTCCGAGGCGCGGAACCCAACCGCCGGGGAGCCTTTGGCCGCGTCGTCGTGGGTGTCGGTGACGCGACCGGCAGCGCGGCGGCGGTACGGTTCGCCGTCCGTGAGGCGGAGGTGCGAGGCTGCGACCTGACGGCCGTACGGGCCTGGCGCAATCCGTCGCAGGAACCCGTGGACCACATGCTGATCGCCGACGACGCTGCCAGGCTGCGCGAGGAGCGGGCTGCCAACGTCCTCGACGACGCACTGCGTGAGGCCGTACGAGAGCACCCACGGGTCGATGTCCGACGTCAGCCGCTCGAAGGCCCCGCCCACCGGATTCTCCTGAAAGCGTCGGCAGAGGCCGACATGATCGTCGTCGGCGCCCAGCGGCGACACGGACACTTCGGTCTGCAGCTCGGGAGGGTGGCTCACACGCTCCTGCACCACTCGGACTGCCCGGTCGCCGTCGTTCCGCAACCGGTCTGA
- a CDS encoding IS110 family transposase, whose translation MNDSDETDVFLGLDVGKTTHHGHGLTPAGKKVFDKQLPNTEPKLRDVFEKLKTKFGTVLVIVDQPASIGALPLTVARDTGCKVAYLPGLAMRRIADLYPGEAKTDAKDAAVIADAARTMPHTLRSLELTDEITAELTVLVGFDQDLAAEATRTSNRIRGLLTQFHPSLERVLGPRLDHSAVTWLLERYGSPAALRKAGRRKLVEVIRPKAPRMATRLIDDVFDALDEQTVVVPGTGTLDIVIPSLARSLGAVHEQRRAAQAQITALLEDHPLSKVLTSLPGVGVRTAAALLVTVGDGTSFPTAAHLASYAGLAPTTKSSGTSIHGEHAPRGGNRQLKRAMFLSAFAALHDPASRTYYDKCRTRGKTHTQALLRLARQRINVLFAMLRDGTFYEPRTPRLA comes from the coding sequence TTGAACGACAGCGACGAGACAGACGTCTTCCTCGGTTTGGACGTCGGCAAGACCACCCACCACGGGCACGGGCTCACCCCGGCCGGCAAGAAGGTCTTCGACAAGCAGCTGCCCAACACCGAACCGAAGCTGCGGGACGTCTTCGAGAAGCTGAAGACCAAGTTCGGCACCGTCCTGGTGATCGTCGACCAGCCCGCCTCCATCGGCGCCCTCCCGCTGACGGTCGCCCGGGACACCGGCTGCAAGGTCGCCTATCTGCCCGGCCTGGCCATGCGGCGGATCGCCGACCTCTACCCCGGCGAGGCGAAAACCGACGCGAAGGACGCCGCGGTGATTGCGGACGCGGCCCGCACCATGCCGCACACCCTGCGCTCGCTGGAACTCACCGACGAGATCACAGCCGAGCTGACCGTGCTCGTCGGCTTCGACCAGGACCTCGCCGCCGAGGCCACCCGCACATCCAACAGGATCCGCGGCCTGCTCACCCAGTTCCACCCCAGCCTCGAGCGGGTCCTCGGCCCACGCCTGGACCACAGCGCCGTGACCTGGCTGCTGGAACGCTACGGATCTCCGGCGGCCCTGCGGAAAGCTGGGCGACGCAAGCTTGTTGAAGTGATCCGGCCCAAGGCCCCGCGCATGGCGACACGCCTGATCGACGACGTCTTCGACGCACTCGACGAGCAGACCGTCGTGGTCCCGGGCACCGGCACCCTCGACATCGTGATCCCATCCCTGGCCCGCTCGCTCGGCGCCGTTCACGAACAAAGACGGGCGGCACAAGCCCAGATCACAGCCCTGCTGGAGGATCACCCTCTTTCCAAGGTCCTGACGTCGCTGCCCGGCGTCGGCGTCAGGACCGCCGCTGCATTGCTGGTCACCGTCGGCGACGGAACCAGCTTCCCCACCGCCGCCCATCTGGCCTCCTACGCCGGCCTCGCCCCGACAACAAAGTCGTCGGGGACCTCGATCCACGGCGAACACGCGCCCAGAGGCGGCAACCGGCAGCTCAAACGCGCGATGTTCCTGTCCGCGTTCGCCGCTCTGCACGATCCCGCCTCCCGCACCTACTACGACAAATGCCGCACCAGAGGAAAGACCCACACGCAAGCCCTCCTCCGGCTCGCCCGACAACGCATCAACGTGCTCTTCGCCATGCTCCGCGACGGCACCTTCTACGAACCCAGAACCCCACGCCTCGCTTGA
- a CDS encoding DUF1918 domain-containing protein: MRAHLGDQLVVESPATGAASRDGEIVGLHHEDGTPPYDVRWSDTDEVTLVFPGPDAHIHHLGHEHSGAGPEPLPDTHETESVFTAPWSARAANPGDIGRRVGVERRRQGLSLVEAARRAMMSPDYLAYLEEQPSDPSLATLIRLADALGTTVAALRGGSMDLPPGQGHALLHPRLRSLAPEECRTLLSTHGVGRVAMSASDGRPVVVPVNYEMVDDAIVFRTAPDSVAAPAAGTEVAFEVDHVDDAMSQGWSVLAVGPASVVTKPEAVRKLTQHAHTTPWAGGERETWVSIRPTSMTGRRITPADQ; this comes from the coding sequence ATGCGAGCTCACCTTGGCGATCAACTCGTCGTCGAAAGTCCGGCGACCGGCGCAGCCAGCCGCGATGGCGAGATCGTCGGACTCCACCACGAGGACGGAACACCTCCCTACGATGTGCGTTGGTCGGACACGGATGAAGTGACGCTCGTGTTTCCCGGGCCCGACGCCCACATTCACCATCTCGGACATGAACACTCAGGGGCCGGGCCTGAGCCGCTGCCAGACACACACGAGACGGAGAGCGTGTTCACCGCCCCGTGGTCGGCCAGAGCGGCCAATCCCGGCGACATCGGACGGCGTGTGGGGGTCGAACGCCGACGGCAGGGGCTGAGCCTTGTAGAAGCGGCACGCCGTGCCATGATGTCGCCCGACTACCTCGCCTACCTGGAGGAGCAGCCCTCTGACCCGAGTCTGGCGACTCTCATCCGGCTGGCCGACGCGCTGGGCACGACGGTCGCCGCACTCCGTGGCGGAAGCATGGATCTTCCACCCGGTCAGGGACATGCATTGCTCCACCCCCGGCTGCGGAGCCTGGCCCCGGAGGAGTGCCGGACCCTGCTGTCCACGCACGGCGTGGGGCGCGTCGCGATGTCGGCATCCGACGGCCGCCCAGTGGTCGTCCCGGTCAACTACGAGATGGTCGACGACGCCATCGTCTTCCGGACCGCGCCCGACTCCGTGGCGGCCCCGGCAGCGGGGACGGAGGTCGCCTTCGAGGTCGACCACGTGGACGACGCCATGAGCCAGGGCTGGAGCGTGCTCGCCGTCGGCCCCGCGAGCGTGGTGACGAAGCCGGAGGCCGTGCGCAAGCTCACCCAGCATGCGCACACCACCCCCTGGGCCGGCGGTGAGCGCGAGACGTGGGTGTCGATCCGGCCCACGAGCATGACGGGCCGTCGCATCACGCCGGCTGATCAGTAG
- a CDS encoding CBS domain-containing protein — MHHRTVEELMSRDVVRARRDTPFKELVRLLEENGVTAVPVVDELDRPLGVVSEADLLRKSADQADPSGRTPIPHLEAWEQAKAEGSRAEELMSAPPVCARPEWTVVEAARLMETQNVKRLPVVDETDRLLGIVSRGDLLRVFLRRDEAIREEITGDLLRRTLGLDPRDVSAEVRDGRVTLAGTVGYRSLIPVVDQLCRGVDGVVSVSGNLSYKKDDSRKASTDT; from the coding sequence ATGCACCACCGAACGGTCGAGGAGCTGATGAGCCGGGACGTCGTCCGGGCGCGGCGTGACACGCCCTTCAAGGAGCTCGTCAGACTGCTGGAGGAAAACGGCGTCACCGCCGTGCCCGTGGTGGACGAGCTGGACCGTCCTCTGGGCGTGGTGTCCGAGGCCGACCTGCTGCGCAAGAGCGCCGACCAGGCCGACCCCTCGGGCAGGACACCCATCCCGCACCTGGAGGCCTGGGAACAGGCCAAGGCCGAGGGCTCCCGCGCCGAGGAACTGATGTCCGCTCCCCCGGTGTGCGCACGTCCGGAGTGGACCGTGGTCGAGGCCGCCCGCCTCATGGAGACCCAGAACGTCAAACGACTGCCCGTGGTGGACGAGACGGACCGGCTCCTCGGCATCGTCAGCCGCGGCGATCTGCTGCGGGTCTTCCTCCGCCGTGACGAGGCCATCCGTGAGGAGATCACCGGCGACCTGTTGCGGCGAACCTTGGGACTCGATCCACGGGACGTGAGCGCGGAGGTGCGCGACGGGCGGGTGACCCTCGCCGGCACCGTCGGCTACCGGAGTCTGATCCCCGTAGTCGACCAGTTGTGCCGTGGCGTCGACGGCGTGGTGTCGGTCTCGGGGAATCTCTCCTACAAGAAGGACGACTCCCGGAAGGCATCCACCGACACTTGA
- a CDS encoding dsRBD fold-containing protein, giving the protein MPPTPSFQTSHPSVAVAWSAAAPLEPLANTQVKERTMSHTGQWSVRLHLFEDDHGRRRHRSRWHRHTALTGHGTAQCSPADTNVPGIGDELAAGRAVHDLSPTNC; this is encoded by the coding sequence ATGCCACCCACCCCCAGTTTCCAGACGTCCCACCCGTCCGTTGCGGTCGCCTGGAGCGCCGCTGCTCCACTCGAGCCGCTCGCGAACACGCAGGTAAAGGAGAGAACGATGTCGCACACCGGACAGTGGAGCGTGCGTCTCCACCTCTTCGAAGACGACCACGGACGACGAAGGCACAGATCACGCTGGCACCGGCACACGGCGCTCACCGGGCACGGAACCGCGCAATGCAGTCCGGCGGACACGAACGTGCCGGGGATCGGCGACGAATTGGCGGCAGGGAGGGCTGTGCACGACCTCTCGCCCACCAACTGCTGA
- a CDS encoding universal stress protein translates to MTIPLVVGVDGSEASLEAVEWAAAEAARHGVPLHLLHAAAGELEASHVISAASARAQKCAPVVRLSSEVSNEDAASALVGKGRNAFALVLGSRGLGDLDGMLLGSVSLAVAACADCPVVVVRGSPEHRAARFGNVVVGIEDGEGSGTAVDFALREAHVRGCPLVAVHAWSAPSGACTTPQAPSWFLEAHRRPPAQVLDDALRHPAQRYRDSAVSRRLIEKPARSALLEAASAADLLVVGARRRLGHTGLQLGLINHALLHHAPCPVAVVPQL, encoded by the coding sequence GTGACGATTCCCCTGGTGGTGGGCGTCGACGGATCCGAGGCGAGTCTGGAGGCGGTCGAATGGGCCGCTGCCGAGGCGGCCCGGCACGGGGTCCCGCTCCATCTGCTGCACGCGGCGGCCGGAGAGCTGGAAGCGTCCCACGTGATCAGCGCCGCCTCCGCGCGCGCTCAGAAGTGCGCTCCAGTGGTCCGGTTGTCCAGCGAGGTCTCGAACGAGGACGCGGCTTCGGCTCTGGTCGGCAAAGGCCGCAATGCCTTCGCGCTGGTGCTGGGGTCCAGGGGACTCGGAGATCTCGACGGCATGCTCCTGGGTTCGGTCAGCCTCGCCGTCGCGGCATGTGCCGATTGTCCGGTCGTCGTGGTGCGCGGATCCCCGGAGCATCGAGCTGCCCGGTTCGGAAACGTGGTCGTGGGCATCGAGGACGGGGAAGGCAGCGGTACGGCCGTCGACTTCGCGTTGCGCGAGGCGCATGTACGAGGCTGCCCACTCGTCGCGGTGCATGCCTGGAGTGCACCGTCCGGTGCTTGTACGACCCCACAGGCCCCGTCGTGGTTCCTGGAGGCCCACCGGCGCCCGCCGGCGCAGGTCCTCGACGATGCTCTGCGCCACCCTGCTCAGCGTTACCGAGACTCGGCGGTGAGCAGGAGGCTCATCGAGAAACCGGCTCGCTCAGCGCTGCTGGAAGCCGCGTCGGCGGCGGATCTGTTGGTCGTCGGCGCCCGTCGACGACTTGGACACACAGGCCTGCAGCTCGGCCTGATCAACCACGCGCTACTGCATCACGCACCGTGTCCCGTCGCCGTCGTCCCTCAGCTGTGA
- a CDS encoding bifunctional aminoglycoside phosphotransferase/ATP-binding protein: MCETHTATLFFVGDRAYKAKKPVDLGFLDYTTVEARRAACEREVTLNRRFAPDVYVGLGEFRGPDAEAPEPVVVMRRMPEDRRLSRLVRAGVPVDDVLRTLARHLAAWHAAAPRGRDVDEQGTRDALLARWEASFAQLHALAAEGAVPEHVTEIERLVHRYLGGRKRLFDSRIEQGRVVDGHGDLLAEDVFCLDDGPRVLDCLEFDDRLRYVDGLDDTAFLAMDLERLGFPDAAAYFLARYGEYSADPAPPSLWHHYIAYRAFVRAKVSVIQGRQGAPGADASSRSLAAMALCHLRTSTVGLTLVGGLPGSGKSTLSGALADRLGVTLLSSDRIRKELAGIPAEQSAAASYGEGLYRPEWTARTYAALLDRAALLLSSGESVVLDATWSDPLQREAAVQVAERASADLVALHCHVPTDVSAARLSTRAPGASDADAGIAGAMAAKEPPWPAAVPVDTSGALESAVARALTAVRPWRNAQAPVFRRPYMEPD, from the coding sequence GTGTGCGAGACCCACACCGCGACGTTGTTCTTCGTCGGCGATCGGGCCTACAAGGCCAAGAAGCCGGTTGACCTGGGATTTCTGGACTACACCACGGTCGAGGCGCGCCGGGCCGCGTGTGAGCGCGAAGTAACCCTCAACCGCCGGTTCGCTCCCGACGTCTACGTAGGCCTGGGCGAGTTCCGTGGCCCGGATGCGGAGGCGCCTGAACCGGTCGTGGTCATGCGCCGCATGCCGGAGGACCGCCGCCTCTCCCGTCTCGTACGAGCAGGTGTTCCCGTGGACGACGTCCTTCGGACTCTCGCCCGGCACCTGGCGGCGTGGCATGCCGCCGCACCCCGAGGTCGCGACGTGGACGAACAGGGCACGCGAGACGCGCTGTTGGCACGATGGGAGGCGAGCTTCGCACAGCTGCACGCGCTGGCCGCGGAGGGAGCAGTGCCGGAGCACGTGACGGAGATCGAGCGGCTGGTGCACCGCTATCTCGGCGGCCGTAAGCGGCTGTTCGACAGCCGTATCGAGCAGGGGCGGGTGGTCGACGGCCACGGCGACCTTCTCGCTGAGGACGTGTTCTGCCTCGATGACGGCCCCCGGGTCCTGGACTGCCTGGAGTTCGACGACCGTCTCCGCTACGTCGACGGCCTGGACGACACCGCCTTCCTGGCCATGGACCTGGAACGGCTCGGCTTCCCGGACGCCGCGGCGTACTTCCTGGCCAGGTACGGCGAGTACTCCGCGGATCCCGCGCCCCCTTCCCTGTGGCACCACTACATCGCCTACCGAGCCTTCGTCCGTGCCAAAGTCTCGGTGATCCAGGGCCGCCAGGGAGCGCCCGGCGCGGACGCATCGTCCCGGAGCCTTGCCGCCATGGCACTGTGCCACCTGCGCACCTCCACCGTCGGCCTCACGCTCGTCGGCGGACTGCCGGGCAGCGGGAAGTCCACGCTCTCCGGAGCGCTGGCCGACCGGCTGGGGGTGACCCTGCTCAGCAGCGACCGCATCCGCAAAGAACTCGCGGGCATCCCGGCGGAGCAGTCCGCCGCAGCCAGCTATGGGGAAGGGCTGTACAGGCCCGAGTGGACGGCCAGGACGTACGCCGCCCTGCTCGACCGCGCAGCCCTGCTGCTGTCCTCCGGCGAGTCCGTCGTCCTCGACGCCACCTGGTCCGATCCCCTCCAGCGTGAGGCAGCGGTGCAGGTGGCCGAACGCGCCAGCGCCGACCTGGTGGCCCTGCACTGCCATGTGCCGACCGACGTGTCCGCAGCCCGCCTGAGCACGCGCGCTCCCGGCGCCTCCGACGCCGACGCCGGGATCGCCGGCGCCATGGCTGCGAAGGAACCGCCGTGGCCTGCAGCCGTCCCGGTCGACACGAGTGGCGCGCTGGAATCTGCCGTCGCCCGGGCTCTGACGGCGGTACGCCCGTGGCGCAACGCTCAGGCCCCGGTCTTCCGTCGCCCGTACATGGAGCCGGACTGA